In Capra hircus breed San Clemente chromosome 5, ASM170441v1, whole genome shotgun sequence, the DNA window GCGAGCGCGCGCGCGGGCTCTCCCCGCCCTCACTTCCTCTTCAGCACGAAAACCGGAGGCGGGAAGGAACTGCGCACGCGCGACCGTTACCTTCCCGCCTGGGAGTGGCCGGGAGCCCGCCACTGCAGTAGGCGCGTGCGCGCTGGGGCGCTGCAGTCTATGACTGGAGGGCCTGTTTCCTGTTACCTGAGTTCTCGTTTAAAAACTAAGGAGTAAGGTGAATGTGGAGAAGGACTCCTTACCGATGTGCTGCACTGCACCAGTATCTTAAGACAACTAGCTTTCAGCAACCTGTAAAGGCCATCTGTCTCTCCCTGCCGCTGTGTTAGGAATGCGTGTGGGAGCAGGTGGTGGTGATGGCGGTTTTGAGGGAATAGAAATCGGATCTGGGTCTCCGGTAGTCCCCTGCTGCGTCGTGACAGGTGTGGAGATGCTGAACTGAGCTTCACGCCTGCAGGAAGCGAAGATGGTTGGCCATGGCTGCGCCTCTGCAGACGTGGCTTTTAAGAGCTTCTGCAGCTGCGCGACTCCGCGAACCGCAGAGGGGCGCGGGCGCGCGCGCGCCCTGAATTGCTCATTCATCCTTTGCCGCAGAGCCCCACCCCTCGTCCCTGCGGCCCGGCATTTCCTCTGCACTGCTCTGGCCACGTGCTTCCTGTGCTGGGAGCTGCCCGGAAATCTGGCCACCTACTCTAAAATGGCATTCTGGGCTCCGGGCGCTAGATGGATGACCTCCTCTTTATCTTGATCCTCAAAGGAGGAAGCAATGACTAAGCTCTATTCTTGGTTTAGAAAGAGGCTTTCCCGATTTAGACGGGGAAAGGAAATTAATTAAAAGCAATGTATATCAGAAGTATAGCCCATCTACCctagagttttttaaaaagcatcccattttaaaagcaaatttaagaCTAGGTTTCCGTAAACATTTAGCATTTTTGTTAAATGTCTTGTgggttttgtgtatgtgttttaatgcgttttgtttttttttctctctgtcacAGCGTGAGTGCATCTCCATCCACGTTGGCCAGGCTGGTGTCCAGATCGGCAATGCCTGCTGGGAGCTCTACTGCCTGGAACACGGCATTCAGCCCGATGGCCAGATGCCAAGTGACAAGACTATTGGGGGAGGAGACGACTCCTTCAATACCTTCTTCAGTGAGACAGGCGCTGGCAAGCATGTGCCCAGGGCAGTGTTTGTAGACCTGGAACCCACAGTCATTGGTGAGTTGACCTCAGTAGCTTCAATGAGAATCCTGGGGATCTGGGACAGGTGTGTCCTGTGGGCTCCACTGATACCCTGGGATGGAGCAGACTTGTGTGGGTTGTTAATGATGGGTGGCTGCTTCGTTTTCCTTTTCCAGATGAGGTTCGCACTGGCACCTACCGCCAGCTCTTCCACCCTGAACAGCTCATCACAGGCAAAGAAGATGCTGCCAACAACTATGCCCGAGGTCACTACACCATTGGCAAGGAGATCATTGACCTTGTCTTGGACCGAATTCGGAAACTGGTATGTGTATTCTCAAGAATAAAGTAAATTAATGAACCAAAGAGATATTtggaatatgctttttttttttcaaacacaactgaaatgcAATAGTGAGGTTAATTATCCCTTTATAGTTTAAAATTCAACTAAAATATGGACTATTTGATGtcatttgataaatattcatGAAGATAATTTTGATACAATGCTGAGTGATTTAGGGAAGATCTACTTTTTTTCTTAAGCGTTTCTTGTCAAAAGACAATCTTAAATTTTTGGGATTAATATGAAAAGTGGAAGTCTTTTTACTATGATGACAGAAAGAGCAATAACTATGTTTTTTCTGTTCCTCTTTTAACAGGCTGACCAGTGCACAGGTCTTCAGGGCTTCTTGGTTTTCCACAGCTTTGGTGGGGGAACTGGTTCTGGGTTCACCTCCCTGCTGATGGAACGCCTCTCAGTCGATTATGGCAAGAAGTCCAAGCTGGAGTTCTCTATTTACCCAGCCCCCCAGGTTTCCACAGCTGTCGTTGAGCCCTACAACTCCATCCTCACCACCCACACCACCCTGGAGCACTCTGATTGTGCCTTCATGGTAGATAATGAGGCCATCTATGACATCTGTCGTAGAAACCTCGACATTGAGCGCCCAACCTACACAAATCTTAACCGCCTTATTAGCCAGATAGTGTCCTCCATCACTGCTTCCCTGAGGTTTGATGGCGCCCTGAATGTGGATCTGACAGAGTTCCAGACCAACCTGGTGCCCTATCCCCGCATCCACTTCCCTCTGGCCACATACGCCCCTGTCATCTCTGCTGAGAAAGCCTACCATGAACAGCTTTCTGTAGCAGAGATCACCAATGCTTGCTTTGAGCCAGCCAACCAGATGGTGAAATGTGACCCTCGCCATGGTAAATACATGGCCTGCTGCCTGTTGTACCGTGGCGACGTGGTTCCCAAAGATGTCAATGCTGCCATTGCCACCATCAAGACCAAGCGCAGCATCCAGTTTGTGGACTGGTGCCCCACTGGCTTCAAGGTTGGCATTAACTACCAGCCTCCTACTGTGGTACCTGGCGGAGACCTGGCCAAAGTACAGCGAGCTGTGTGCATGCTGAGCAACACCACAGCCATCGCTGAGGCCTGGGCTCGCCTGGACCACAAGTTTGACCTGATGTATGCCAAGCGTGCCTTTGTTCACTGGTACGTGGGTGAGGGCATGGAGGAAGGAGAGTTTTCTGAGGCCCGTGAGGACATGGCTGCCCTTGAGAAGGATTATGAGGAGGTTGGTGTGGATTCtgtggaaggagagggagaggaagaaggagaggaatACTAATTACCATTCCTTTGAGCCTTGCAGCATGTCATACTCAGCTTCAGCGTTAGCTGACAGGCATAAAAACTTTCCGACTAGATTGTCTTCGCTTTCAACTATGATCATGTATTCCTTTTCCATGTGTGTCTGTAACACTTATGTCTTGTCTCAAAAGTAAAGATTTTAAGAAAGCAAATAGAGTTCTGTGCTTCTTCTAAATTGGTTTCTCCACTTTTCACTCCTATACCTGAAAGCCTGCCACTGGAATTAATACCAAGGATTTTGCTCCAGATATCTCTGGGAGGAAGGTGTACTCTGAAACTGGTCTGTTAACATCACTTCAACCAGTATTTTGTTGAAATCCAGCTCAGAGGCCTTGGAAAGATGCAAATTTCAGATGAGAGTGATTTTGCTACTCTAGCTCTTGAGGTTATAAGGTAATTATAAGTTAGGTTTGGGAAGGTTTTTAATATCCTACAACTATGACTGCTGTGTAAAGAAGCCTGCTAACCTATCAGAATTAATGACCAGGTAAACATTTGGTTGGGGGAATATTTGAGCAGAAAGATGTAAAAACTGTTTCCTACTCTTTAATGATGGAAGGAGGAAAGTTGCAGGATCAGAATTCCCTGCTGACCAACAAAACAATATGAAACAATTGAAGAGTAAGCCATACACCTGTGGAAAAACAGCTGCTTTACAAGGGATGATATGGCAACACTTGGGAAGCTTAGGACAAAGTTAATTTGTAGCACTGGGCATAGTTTACATTCTTTCCAGTATATAGTGTGGCTACATCTAAAGCACACTATAGAAGAGGTTAAATCTGCctagagaaaatacattttaaaagctgaGGAGGCACATGGATTATAAAGGTCTGAAAAGTTGAGAATAGAGGTGAGTAAAATTTTGCCAGTTCTTTCTCTAGTCAGTAAGTCCTATAAACAATATTAATAGTTCTCAACTCCTGATTAAATCCACAGACATTTCAGAGAGCTCTGTTGGGAGGCACTACAGGCTGCGCGCAGCAACCCATAATGTAGCCAGAAATGGCAGGTCCCAGGGGAAGGCAGATGCAGGCCTTTATAGCACTGATGGGAACCCTAATTAGTGCCCAAATGAAGATAGGAATTTGCTAGTATTGAACTTTCAGGGAGGCTTTGGAACCTTTGAAAGGTCTCTCTTGCCATACAAGAGAGGTAGCTAGGCTGGAGCCTGGGAAACCAATACAGAGGAGGTTTTGGAGGGAAAAGCACTTGCTACGGTGTGCCATGTTGCTTTTTGAGTCCAGAGGCACATAGCAGGAACaggatattttgtttgttttgcggtggggcgggggggaatgtttgtatttttaaggaAAGATATGTAATAAAGAGTTATGACAGTCTGGGTGGTGTGTACATAGGTATTTGCAGTGCCATTATCTATTGCCCTAAAACtgaataatatgtatataaaaaacaatatttgtatatgtggcttaatatatgtatattaaaaaaatatgtatgacCATGCAGTTTCTGAGGGTCAGGAATTCAGGAGCACCTTAGCTGAATGGTTCTGATTCAGGATTTCTCAAGATTTCAGTAAAGATGTTGACTGAGGATGCAGTTATCTGaatgcttaattttattttttttcttttgaaaaatttttaaaaattttaattggaggctaattactttacaatattgtggtggtttttgccatacattcacatgaatcagccatgggtgtacatgtgttccccatcctgaccctcccttccacctccttccccagaaTGCTTGATTTTAGCTGGAGGATTCACTTCCAAGGGGGTTCACTCATGCCTGGCAAGTTAGTACTGGTTGTTGGCAGGAAGCCTTTGTTCTTCACCACAGGGACTTCATAGGACGGCTTCAGTGTCCTCACAACATCCAGGACAAGGGTGTTGTCCAGGGTGATCCTGGACAAGGCAAGTTGAAAACCACAATATCTTGAAACTAACACTCTCATTTCTACAATATCCTATTGGTTACACATGTCAGTCCTATTCAGTGTGGGAGGAAACTAGACAAtagtaggagacgtgggttgtcGGGAGTTATATACAAAACCCAGAAGGATACCAATTTTATTACCTTTTCCCCCTGTATACTTggaatattttcatcttttaaaagggAGGAAACCTGTAGTTTAGAGAGAAGgagttttctattttctatagTTTCAACACGAATTTCAGTGTCTTTGGTTGCCTTTTAAGCAatcctttggtggctcagatggtaaagaatccttctgcaatgcaggagacctgggtttgatccctggattaggaagattccttgaagaagggcatggcaacccactccagtattcttgcctggagaatccccatggacaaaggagcctggcaggctcatggagtcacagagttggacacaactgagcagttaACACACTTGGTTCCCTTTATAAGCCACCTTCTATTTACATTCCTCCTAAACTATCCAATCTCCCTTATACCCTAGTTATTTGGTTGCTGCTAAAATTCAGTATTTCCTTCTGTCCTGTTTGTTCCCAATTATCATATAAATCAAGAAGATAACTAGTAGGTACTAGTAGTCAAAGCCTTTGGTAACGTGAGATACTAAGTGTGGGAcattggggtgggaggtgggaaaagGCTATAATGAAATGCTGAGGCAACCAGGAAATGCCATTAAGCATTCCTTTGTgtgtggcggggtgggggtgggggtgggggggcggtgcgCTGTGGGTCTTATTATCTACATCTCTGTCCCAGCAGCAATCACAGTAATGTTTATGGCCCATACAGTGCTTTAATGTACTTCCATGAagattaataataatttatttcccTCTTAGGCCAGATTCTTTATTGGTTCTCTTTCATATAAACAGTAAATTCAGGTTTTGTAAAATGCATTCACTCTTTCAGGCCAAGTCTCTTTTAGCACCTCTTGAGAAATTGTACCTCAGGGTAGAGAGGGCTTggaaactgactgactgagacaCTTCTTGTTTTGTTACTAGTCAGGGGCTCTGCATCTTCTGAGCCTATTTCCTTTTTGTACCACAGAGTTCCATCCCATCTTTCTTCAGGTGTCTGTGGGGAGTT includes these proteins:
- the LOC102178700 gene encoding tubulin alpha-1B chain, which translates into the protein MRECISIHVGQAGVQIGNACWELYCLEHGIQPDGQMPSDKTIGGGDDSFNTFFSETGAGKHVPRAVFVDLEPTVIDEVRTGTYRQLFHPEQLITGKEDAANNYARGHYTIGKEIIDLVLDRIRKLADQCTGLQGFLVFHSFGGGTGSGFTSLLMERLSVDYGKKSKLEFSIYPAPQVSTAVVEPYNSILTTHTTLEHSDCAFMVDNEAIYDICRRNLDIERPTYTNLNRLISQIVSSITASLRFDGALNVDLTEFQTNLVPYPRIHFPLATYAPVISAEKAYHEQLSVAEITNACFEPANQMVKCDPRHGKYMACCLLYRGDVVPKDVNAAIATIKTKRSIQFVDWCPTGFKVGINYQPPTVVPGGDLAKVQRAVCMLSNTTAIAEAWARLDHKFDLMYAKRAFVHWYVGEGMEEGEFSEAREDMAALEKDYEEVGVDSVEGEGEEEGEEY